One window of Mediterraneibacter gnavus ATCC 29149 genomic DNA carries:
- a CDS encoding MATE family efflux transporter: MKNGTEHDMTQGAVAVPLIGFTIPLVLGNFFQLFYNAADSIIVGRYVGERALAAVGTSTPVMNLVILLISGLCMGASILMSSQFGAGNYEQLSRQISTTLLSGCGFSIGFSVLTILVSEPLLRLIQVPKEVMPDALAYLRIIFIGILFTFIYNFLANTLRALGDSKTPLYFLVASAILNVLGDLLFVAVFGWGVAGSAISTVLSEASSCLFCALYIRKRVPLLCLGKRWFVFDKSLMKKTISYGSTSAMQQVCLQIGKTIIQAVVNTQGVSVMAAFTAVNRVDDFAYIPQQNIGHAMTTFIAQNKGAGKRERIRRGLQSGIGIELVYGLILLVLMYFGAEKIMGLFTSQEDAQVVTLGKSYLHLVSWMYILPAITNGIQGFFRGMGDLKVTLYSTFMNMAGRVLAVIVMFLVFNLGFVSLAWANLIGWIVMLLFEIPLLMRQLKELRK; this comes from the coding sequence ATGAAAAACGGAACAGAACATGATATGACACAAGGAGCAGTGGCCGTTCCTCTGATTGGCTTTACGATACCACTGGTACTCGGTAATTTTTTTCAACTTTTTTATAATGCAGCGGATTCCATCATTGTAGGTCGATACGTGGGGGAGCGTGCATTGGCAGCAGTCGGAACATCCACACCGGTGATGAATCTTGTCATCCTTTTGATCAGCGGTCTTTGTATGGGGGCAAGTATTTTGATGAGTTCCCAGTTTGGAGCGGGAAATTATGAACAGTTATCCCGTCAGATCAGTACCACATTGTTGTCCGGCTGCGGATTTTCAATCGGTTTTTCCGTGCTGACAATCTTGGTGTCAGAACCATTGCTTCGGCTGATACAGGTACCGAAGGAAGTGATGCCGGATGCGCTTGCGTATCTCAGGATCATTTTTATCGGAATTTTGTTTACGTTTATTTACAATTTTCTTGCCAATACACTTCGGGCACTGGGCGATAGTAAAACGCCGCTGTATTTTCTGGTTGCCAGTGCAATTTTAAATGTGCTCGGAGATCTGCTTTTTGTGGCAGTATTTGGATGGGGCGTGGCGGGAAGTGCCATTTCAACGGTATTAAGTGAGGCCAGCAGCTGTCTTTTTTGTGCGTTGTATATCAGGAAGCGGGTTCCGCTTTTGTGCCTGGGAAAGCGGTGGTTTGTGTTTGATAAAAGTTTGATGAAAAAGACTATTAGTTATGGAAGCACCAGTGCCATGCAGCAAGTCTGCCTTCAGATTGGAAAGACAATCATTCAGGCAGTGGTCAACACCCAGGGAGTCAGTGTAATGGCAGCATTTACGGCAGTAAACCGCGTGGATGATTTTGCGTATATTCCTCAGCAGAACATCGGGCATGCCATGACGACTTTTATTGCCCAGAATAAGGGGGCAGGCAAAAGAGAAAGAATCCGCAGGGGACTTCAGAGTGGAATCGGGATTGAACTGGTATATGGTCTGATCTTGCTGGTTCTGATGTATTTTGGTGCAGAGAAGATTATGGGATTGTTTACCTCTCAGGAAGATGCACAGGTGGTGACTCTGGGAAAGTCTTATCTGCATCTGGTTTCCTGGATGTATATTCTTCCGGCGATAACGAATGGGATTCAGGGATTTTTCCGTGGCATGGGAGATCTGAAGGTGACACTGTACAGTACTTTTATGAATATGGCAGGGCGTGTGCTGGCAGTTATTGTGATGTTTCTGGTATTCAACTTGGGATTTGTAAGCCTTGCGTGGGCGAATCTGATCGGGTGGA
- a CDS encoding glycoside hydrolase family 13 protein translates to MEGTRKEHWWRDAVIYQIYPRSFQDSNGDGIGDLRGIIQRLDYLKELGIDAIWLSPVCKSPQDDNGYDISDYQDIDPMFGSLDDMEELIKEAKKRNIRIIMDLVLNHSSDEHRWFQEAKKSKDNPYHDYYVWRDGKEGVYPNDMRSVFGGPAWEWVPELEQYYFHQFSVKQPDLNWENPKVRREIYDMILWWMEKGAGGFRLDVIDQIAKEPDQKITNNGPRLHEFIQELSRETFQKGDLITVGEAWGADIERAKLYSNPDGSEFSMVFQFEHIGLDQQEGKSKWDVAPLPVVKLKQVLAKWQRELHGCGWNSLFWNNHDLPRIVSRWGNDQKYRVESAKMLATLLHGMQGTPYIYQGEELGMTNVRFADISQYQDIETLNMYKERLDEGYSKEEIMNSIYAKGRDNARTPMQWSGEVNAGFTKGTPWLEVNPNYTKINAESELSDPDSVFYYYQKLIRLRKEHSVFVNGEFTLLMEEDPQVFAYIRKEGDTEVLVCANFSETPAACDLLSEWKDGEVLIWNYKEKGETGVLRPYEAMMIRR, encoded by the coding sequence ATGGAAGGGACAAGAAAAGAACACTGGTGGAGGGATGCGGTGATCTATCAGATTTATCCACGCAGCTTTCAGGACAGCAATGGAGATGGGATCGGAGATCTGCGAGGGATCATTCAGAGACTGGATTATTTAAAAGAGCTGGGAATCGATGCGATCTGGCTGTCTCCGGTCTGCAAATCCCCGCAGGATGACAATGGATATGACATCTCTGATTATCAGGATATCGATCCTATGTTCGGAAGTCTGGATGACATGGAAGAGCTGATAAAAGAAGCCAAAAAGAGAAATATCCGGATTATCATGGATCTTGTGTTAAACCATTCTTCTGATGAGCATCGCTGGTTTCAGGAGGCAAAGAAAAGCAAGGATAACCCGTACCATGACTATTATGTCTGGAGAGATGGGAAAGAGGGCGTGTATCCGAATGATATGAGATCCGTATTTGGGGGACCTGCCTGGGAATGGGTGCCGGAACTGGAACAGTACTATTTTCACCAGTTTTCGGTAAAACAGCCGGATCTGAACTGGGAGAATCCAAAAGTGCGCCGTGAGATCTATGATATGATCCTCTGGTGGATGGAAAAAGGAGCGGGTGGATTCCGTCTGGATGTGATCGATCAGATTGCCAAGGAGCCGGATCAAAAGATCACAAACAACGGACCGAGACTCCATGAGTTTATTCAGGAACTGAGCAGGGAAACATTCCAAAAGGGAGATCTGATCACAGTAGGAGAGGCATGGGGCGCAGATATTGAACGCGCCAAATTGTACAGCAATCCGGATGGAAGCGAGTTTTCTATGGTGTTCCAGTTCGAGCATATTGGTCTGGATCAGCAGGAAGGAAAGTCGAAATGGGATGTGGCGCCGCTTCCAGTAGTGAAATTAAAACAGGTGCTTGCAAAATGGCAGAGAGAACTGCACGGATGTGGATGGAACAGTCTGTTCTGGAACAATCACGATCTGCCAAGAATCGTGTCCCGTTGGGGAAATGATCAGAAATACCGCGTGGAATCTGCAAAGATGCTTGCTACCTTGCTGCATGGAATGCAGGGAACTCCTTATATCTATCAGGGAGAAGAACTGGGTATGACAAATGTGCGCTTTGCAGATATCAGCCAGTATCAGGATATTGAGACACTGAATATGTACAAAGAGCGTCTGGATGAAGGATATAGCAAGGAAGAAATCATGAACTCCATTTATGCAAAGGGCAGGGACAATGCAAGAACGCCGATGCAGTGGAGTGGTGAGGTGAATGCAGGATTTACAAAGGGAACCCCATGGTTGGAAGTGAATCCGAATTATACGAAGATCAATGCCGAGTCGGAACTATCCGATCCCGATTCTGTATTCTACTATTATCAGAAGCTGATCCGGCTGAGAAAAGAACATTCCGTGTTTGTAAACGGAGAGTTTACACTTTTGATGGAAGAGGATCCGCAGGTGTTTGCCTATATAAGAAAAGAAGGCGATACAGAAGTCCTGGTATGTGCAAATTTCAGTGAAACACCGGCAGCGTGCGATCTTTTGAGTGAATGGAAAGACGGAGAGGTACTGATCTGGAATTATAAGGAAAAAGGAGAGACTGGAGTGCTCAGACCTTATGAAGCAATGATGATCAGAAGATAA
- a CDS encoding glycoside hydrolase family 13 protein — translation MQFAGIFHKTSEQMSYALNENELIVNLRTGYDVRRVFIHYGDPFESGILGGNEKWTGKREEICFKKRLRHQLWWTTTLVPKYKRCKYYFELHTEEEVWYYFEDGFLTEEQMQMDGRMLQCFTVPWMNPADINVTPDWVNETVWYQIFPDRFCRGADTKEEAGVTKWRTGTVTNEERFGGNLNGIREKIPYLEGLGITGIYLNPIMKAESNHKYDTTDYTVIDPHFGTEEEFKDLVEEAHQHGIRIMVDAVFNHCGRKFAPWLDVLEKKEKSAYADWFMIHDWETVEKRADTRDGRFYSFAFTDGMPKLNTNNEEVIQYFCKICEDWIRKFDIDGIRFDVGNEVSHRFLKKIREHLKQMKPDLYLLGEIWHDASQWLLGDEYDSVMNYPLMSGIHDFFLDRGMEKEEFEYMVNRCYTMYMQQSNNVMFNLLDSHDTQRLMSRFDDLDLFYQQLAVLFTMPGSACIYYGTEIAMEGGFDPDCRRCMPWQELDSSENQEKIQIMQKLIAMRKQEAACKSLYFHFPNEYEKRRLVEYIKLDQDGNQLEVLLNCSEESVSVKEEGEVLFSRRFEQGVLKKNGTLIRRKK, via the coding sequence ATGCAATTTGCTGGAATTTTTCATAAAACATCAGAACAGATGAGTTATGCGTTAAATGAAAATGAGCTGATCGTAAACTTAAGAACAGGATATGATGTCAGACGGGTATTCATTCATTATGGAGATCCGTTTGAATCGGGAATCCTTGGCGGAAACGAGAAATGGACCGGAAAGAGAGAGGAAATCTGTTTTAAGAAACGTTTGCGTCACCAGCTCTGGTGGACAACGACATTGGTTCCAAAGTATAAACGCTGCAAATATTATTTTGAATTACATACAGAGGAAGAAGTCTGGTATTATTTTGAGGATGGATTTCTGACAGAAGAACAGATGCAGATGGACGGAAGGATGCTGCAGTGCTTTACCGTACCGTGGATGAATCCTGCGGATATTAATGTGACACCAGACTGGGTCAACGAGACAGTATGGTATCAGATTTTTCCGGACCGGTTCTGCAGGGGAGCAGATACGAAGGAAGAGGCCGGTGTGACGAAGTGGCGCACTGGTACTGTGACCAATGAAGAGAGGTTTGGCGGAAATTTAAATGGAATCCGGGAAAAAATTCCTTATCTGGAAGGGCTCGGAATCACGGGAATCTACCTGAATCCCATTATGAAAGCAGAATCCAACCACAAATATGACACCACAGATTATACGGTGATCGATCCTCATTTTGGAACGGAGGAAGAATTTAAAGATCTGGTAGAAGAGGCACATCAGCATGGGATTCGGATCATGGTGGATGCTGTGTTCAATCATTGTGGAAGAAAGTTTGCACCATGGCTGGATGTTCTGGAGAAAAAAGAAAAATCTGCGTATGCAGACTGGTTTATGATCCATGACTGGGAAACAGTCGAAAAACGGGCAGATACGAGAGACGGACGGTTTTATTCATTTGCATTTACTGATGGAATGCCAAAGCTGAATACAAATAACGAAGAAGTAATTCAATACTTCTGTAAAATATGCGAAGACTGGATCCGCAAATTCGATATTGACGGAATCCGGTTTGACGTGGGAAATGAAGTTTCCCACCGTTTTCTGAAAAAAATCCGGGAGCATTTAAAACAGATGAAACCGGATCTGTACTTACTGGGTGAAATCTGGCATGATGCAAGTCAGTGGCTTCTGGGAGATGAGTACGATTCTGTAATGAACTATCCTCTGATGAGCGGAATCCATGATTTCTTCTTAGATCGGGGAATGGAAAAAGAAGAATTTGAGTATATGGTGAACCGCTGTTATACGATGTATATGCAGCAGAGCAACAATGTGATGTTCAATCTTCTGGATTCTCATGACACGCAGCGTCTGATGAGTCGGTTTGATGATCTGGATCTGTTTTACCAGCAGCTTGCCGTGTTGTTTACAATGCCGGGAAGTGCCTGCATTTATTATGGAACAGAGATTGCAATGGAAGGCGGTTTTGATCCGGACTGCCGCAGATGTATGCCGTGGCAGGAACTGGATTCATCCGAAAACCAGGAAAAAATCCAGATCATGCAAAAGCTGATCGCAATGCGGAAACAGGAAGCAGCCTGCAAAAGTCTGTATTTCCATTTTCCGAATGAGTATGAGAAGAGACGTCTTGTGGAGTATATCAAACTGGATCAGGACGGCAATCAGCTGGAAGTACTCTTAAACTGTTCTGAGGAATCGGTATCAGTAAAAGAAGAGGGAGAAGTTTTGTTTTCCCGCAGATTTGAGCAGGGTGTATTGAAGAAAAACGGAACTTTGATCAGAAGAAAGAAATAA
- the malQ gene encoding 4-alpha-glucanotransferase, whose protein sequence is MRKTGILMPVSSLPSRTGVGEMGAEAYHFLTLLKESGIRIWQILPMNPVGYGNSPYQPYSSCAGDELYISLDTLYEEGLLKERPEGFHEYATKVDYDAVRLHKEPYLREAFQTFLTSGGCETKDYQEFADQSWVYEYGAFRALKKANGGCCWNEWKQEDKMWPDARTDLAPELETEVQYHMFLQYVFFSQWMKLKEKANAYDIQIMGDVPFYVGVDSVDVWAAKDNFLLDTDGRPIFIAGVPPDYFSATGQRWGNPIYNWEYLKENNYQFWVDRIGYSSKLFDIIRIDHFRAFDTFWKIPASCPTAVEGEWIEAPGYEVIDTLKEKIPGVNLVAEDLGDLRPEVLELKDHYHLKGMKILVFSIETKGKYAYDSFRDVENMIVYTGTHDNDTLMEWYHNLTCAAKRKVRRFLTREGIRQGSVKDRLLAYTLKSKAEYAIIPMADILGQGKEGHLNTPGTVGSPNWEWRMPDFTLAGKELKRYKNLITFRN, encoded by the coding sequence ATGAGAAAAACAGGAATTTTGATGCCTGTATCTTCCCTCCCGTCTCGAACGGGAGTGGGAGAGATGGGGGCAGAAGCATATCATTTTCTGACATTGTTAAAAGAAAGCGGTATAAGGATCTGGCAGATTTTGCCGATGAATCCGGTAGGATACGGAAACTCCCCGTATCAGCCATATTCTTCCTGTGCAGGGGATGAGTTATATATCAGTTTGGATACGCTGTATGAGGAAGGGCTGTTAAAAGAAAGACCAGAAGGGTTTCACGAATATGCGACGAAAGTCGATTATGATGCTGTGCGTCTGCACAAAGAGCCTTATTTAAGAGAAGCTTTTCAGACATTTCTTACAAGTGGCGGCTGTGAGACAAAAGACTATCAGGAGTTTGCAGATCAGAGCTGGGTATATGAATATGGTGCTTTCCGTGCGCTGAAAAAGGCAAACGGGGGATGCTGCTGGAATGAATGGAAACAGGAAGATAAAATGTGGCCGGATGCGAGAACGGATTTGGCGCCTGAGTTAGAAACAGAAGTGCAGTATCATATGTTTTTACAGTATGTATTTTTCAGTCAGTGGATGAAACTGAAAGAAAAGGCCAATGCGTATGATATTCAGATCATGGGAGATGTGCCGTTTTATGTGGGGGTAGATTCTGTGGACGTGTGGGCAGCAAAAGACAATTTCCTTCTGGATACAGACGGAAGGCCGATCTTTATTGCAGGAGTTCCGCCGGATTATTTCAGTGCGACCGGTCAGAGATGGGGCAATCCAATCTACAACTGGGAATATTTAAAAGAAAACAACTATCAGTTCTGGGTGGACCGGATCGGATACAGCAGCAAGCTGTTTGACATTATCCGGATCGATCACTTCCGGGCGTTTGACACCTTCTGGAAAATTCCGGCAAGTTGTCCGACAGCTGTGGAAGGCGAGTGGATTGAGGCGCCGGGATATGAAGTGATTGACACGCTCAAAGAGAAGATCCCGGGTGTAAATCTGGTGGCGGAAGATCTGGGAGATCTCAGACCGGAAGTACTGGAATTGAAGGATCACTATCATCTGAAAGGCATGAAGATCCTTGTATTTTCGATTGAGACAAAAGGAAAATATGCATATGACAGCTTCCGCGATGTAGAAAATATGATCGTGTATACGGGAACGCATGACAATGATACTTTGATGGAGTGGTATCATAATCTGACCTGCGCGGCGAAGCGTAAAGTGCGCAGATTTCTCACACGTGAGGGAATCAGGCAGGGAAGTGTCAAAGACCGTCTGCTTGCTTATACATTAAAGAGCAAGGCAGAATATGCGATCATTCCGATGGCGGATATTTTAGGGCAGGGAAAAGAAGGGCATCTGAATACACCGGGGACAGTCGGTTCTCCGAACTGGGAGTGGAGAATGCCGGACTTTACACTTGCCGGGAAAGAACTGAAACGATATAAAAATCTGATCACATTCCGGAACTAA
- a CDS encoding glycogen/starch/alpha-glucan phosphorylase, whose translation MEKELEQMLQTVCSKGIKEASSEEIYAALLQWSKEKMNGMKHNEGDRKLYYISAEFLVGKLLSNNLINLGVFEEVREVLKKHGHDLTEIEEVELEPSLGNGGLGRLAACFLDSIATLGLNGDGVGLNYHDGLFLQKFSDNKQWEEKNPWITEKSWLTKTDVSFEVPFKDFTLKSTMYDIDVPGYQSGCNKLHLFDLDSVDESIIGNGIQFDKQEIHKNLTLFLYPDDSDEAGQLLRIYQQYFMVSNAAQLILKEAEDRGVNLYHLHEHVCIQINDTHPTMVIPELIRILTEQKGFNIDTAVDVVSKTCAYTNHTILAEALEKWPISYLEKVVPHLMPIIRELDRRVRRDFHDPRVYIIDEMDRVHMAHIDIHFGYAVNGVAALHTEILKESELKPFYDIYPQKFNNKTNGITFRRWLVHCNHNLAEYLKELIGPGYMENAEELEKLLAYQDDENVLAKLKEIKKEAKAELKKYLKMTQNVEIDENSVFDIQIKRLHEYKRQQMNALYAIYKYKEIKKGNLPKRPLTMIFGAKAAPAYTIAKDIIHLILCLQQLIDNDPQVSPYMKIVMVENYNVTKAEKLIPACDISEQISLASKEASGTGNMKFMLNGAVTLGTEDGANVEIHQLVGDDNIYIFGEKSEKIIKLYETGEYCSKDIYENDPMVEELVDFIISKDLIRIGDPVNLGRLYKEIVGKDWFMALLDVKDYIRTKEQMLSDYEDEKAWEKKMLVNIAKAGFFSSDRTIAEYNRDIWHL comes from the coding sequence ATGGAAAAAGAATTAGAGCAGATGTTACAGACAGTTTGCAGCAAAGGAATAAAAGAGGCATCCAGTGAAGAGATCTACGCAGCGCTTCTTCAGTGGTCCAAAGAAAAAATGAATGGTATGAAACACAACGAGGGAGACAGAAAACTGTACTACATTTCCGCAGAATTTCTGGTAGGGAAACTCTTGTCCAACAACCTGATCAATCTGGGTGTATTTGAAGAAGTCAGAGAAGTGCTGAAAAAACACGGACACGATCTGACAGAGATTGAAGAAGTAGAATTGGAACCATCTCTTGGAAACGGAGGATTGGGACGTCTGGCAGCATGTTTCCTGGATTCCATCGCAACACTCGGACTCAATGGAGACGGTGTGGGACTGAACTATCACGACGGATTATTCCTTCAGAAATTTTCTGATAACAAACAGTGGGAAGAGAAAAATCCATGGATCACAGAAAAGAGCTGGCTGACAAAAACAGATGTGAGTTTTGAGGTTCCGTTTAAAGATTTTACCCTGAAATCTACCATGTATGACATTGACGTACCGGGATATCAGAGCGGCTGCAACAAACTGCACCTGTTTGATCTGGACAGTGTAGATGAGAGCATCATTGGAAATGGAATCCAGTTCGACAAACAGGAGATCCATAAAAACCTGACATTGTTCCTCTATCCGGATGACAGTGATGAAGCAGGACAGCTTCTGCGTATTTATCAGCAGTATTTCATGGTCAGCAATGCAGCACAGCTGATCCTCAAAGAAGCCGAGGATCGTGGGGTGAATCTGTATCACCTGCATGAGCATGTGTGCATCCAGATCAATGATACACATCCGACTATGGTCATTCCGGAACTGATCCGTATCCTGACAGAACAAAAAGGATTTAATATCGATACTGCAGTGGACGTGGTGAGCAAGACTTGTGCGTATACAAACCATACGATCCTGGCAGAGGCGCTGGAAAAATGGCCGATCTCTTATCTGGAGAAAGTGGTACCGCATCTGATGCCGATCATCCGCGAACTGGATCGAAGAGTGAGAAGAGATTTCCACGATCCGAGAGTGTATATCATTGATGAGATGGACCGCGTGCACATGGCACACATTGATATTCATTTCGGATATGCAGTAAACGGTGTGGCAGCGCTTCACACAGAGATTTTAAAAGAATCTGAGCTGAAACCGTTCTACGATATTTATCCGCAGAAGTTCAACAACAAGACCAACGGAATCACATTCCGCAGATGGCTGGTACACTGCAATCACAATCTGGCAGAGTACTTAAAAGAACTGATCGGACCTGGATATATGGAGAATGCAGAAGAACTGGAAAAACTTCTGGCATATCAGGATGATGAGAATGTTCTCGCAAAACTGAAAGAGATTAAAAAAGAAGCAAAAGCAGAATTAAAGAAATATCTCAAGATGACACAGAATGTGGAGATTGATGAAAATTCTGTATTTGATATCCAGATCAAACGTCTCCATGAGTATAAGAGACAGCAGATGAACGCACTGTATGCGATCTACAAATACAAAGAGATCAAAAAAGGAAATCTGCCGAAACGTCCGCTCACAATGATCTTCGGAGCAAAGGCAGCACCGGCATATACGATTGCCAAAGATATCATTCATCTGATCCTCTGCCTGCAGCAGCTCATTGACAATGATCCGCAGGTAAGCCCGTACATGAAGATCGTGATGGTAGAAAACTACAATGTGACAAAGGCAGAGAAACTGATCCCTGCATGTGATATTTCCGAGCAGATTTCTCTGGCTTCCAAAGAGGCTTCCGGAACCGGAAATATGAAATTTATGCTCAACGGCGCTGTGACGCTCGGAACAGAAGACGGAGCAAATGTGGAGATCCATCAGCTTGTCGGCGATGACAATATTTACATTTTCGGAGAAAAATCTGAAAAGATCATCAAGCTGTATGAAACAGGAGAATACTGTTCGAAAGATATTTACGAAAACGATCCGATGGTAGAAGAGCTGGTAGACTTTATTATCAGTAAAGATTTGATCCGCATCGGAGATCCGGTGAACCTGGGACGTCTGTACAAAGAAATCGTAGGCAAAGACTGGTTCATGGCACTTTTGGATGTGAAAGATTATATCAGAACAAAAGAGCAGATGCTTTCTGATTATGAAGATGAAAAAGCGTGGGAGAAAAAAATGCTGGTGAACATTGCCAAAGCCGGATTTTTCTCTTCCGACAGAACGATTGCAGAGTATAACAGAGACATCTGGCATCTGTAG
- a CDS encoding amylo-alpha-1,6-glucosidase, whose product MKWMYGKQDWKTRERGLENCYLMTNGLGGFSSMTMTGAVSRNDHALLMACTTAPNCRYNMIHRLKEELLTETGDVLTLSTQEFEEQTPEDGYLHLAAFSYEDTPIWRFLVNGVEIKKEIGMPQEENTVALRYEIKNRSSRNVEFVLTPFFQFVPKGADLLPDQEIVFTKGAVESEGMTLHLRTNGMIKEIAETEEVYFYRYDVCDGRRAYGHARANHQIRLQAEAGKQVVLEVVYEMEPSKNSAQTIIEQTKADRKQLEETAGFTSEAGKMLSKSARQFVSKRESTGGDTILAGYPFFEDWGRDTMIALPGICISTGQFETAKRILRTFAQNERDGLMPNLFPEGGNEPLYNTVDAALLFINCVYLYYEATKDMEFVREVYPVMERIMDGYQSGTKFGIHMDTDGLICAGEGLAQVTWMDVRVGEILPTPRHGKPVEINAYWYNALKIMETFTEETETSRYYAQLAEKVRDSFTEKFWMSQKNCLKDLVSGTEADTQIRCNQIWALSMPFTMLEPEKERKIVETVFEKLYTFYGMRTLEEADPEFHPYYEGAMEKRDMAYHQGTVWTFPLGAYYLAYLKVHAYSERAKQDVKEQLEVLECALKEGCIGQLPEIYDGKNPVSSKGCFAQAWSVGELLRVYEQIEKKKK is encoded by the coding sequence ATGAAATGGATGTATGGAAAACAAGACTGGAAAACAAGAGAGCGGGGACTGGAAAACTGTTATTTGATGACCAACGGACTGGGGGGATTTTCCTCCATGACGATGACGGGGGCAGTGTCAAGAAATGACCATGCACTGTTGATGGCCTGTACAACAGCGCCAAACTGCAGATACAATATGATACACCGCTTAAAGGAAGAACTTCTGACAGAAACAGGAGACGTGCTTACACTGTCCACACAGGAGTTTGAGGAGCAGACACCGGAGGATGGATATCTTCATCTGGCGGCATTTTCCTATGAAGATACTCCGATCTGGAGATTCCTTGTAAATGGTGTGGAGATCAAAAAAGAGATTGGAATGCCACAGGAAGAAAATACAGTGGCGCTTCGTTATGAAATCAAAAACCGCAGCAGCCGGAATGTGGAATTTGTGCTGACTCCATTTTTCCAGTTCGTACCAAAGGGAGCCGATCTCTTGCCGGATCAGGAAATCGTATTTACAAAAGGAGCAGTGGAAAGTGAAGGAATGACACTGCATCTTCGTACAAACGGAATGATAAAAGAGATCGCAGAGACAGAGGAAGTTTATTTTTACCGCTATGATGTCTGTGACGGACGCAGGGCGTATGGACACGCAAGAGCCAACCATCAGATCCGTCTGCAGGCAGAGGCTGGAAAACAGGTGGTCCTGGAAGTAGTCTATGAGATGGAACCATCAAAAAACAGTGCACAGACGATCATTGAGCAGACGAAAGCAGACAGAAAACAGCTGGAGGAAACAGCCGGATTTACTTCGGAGGCTGGGAAAATGCTTTCAAAAAGTGCCAGACAGTTTGTTTCAAAACGGGAATCCACGGGGGGAGATACGATTTTGGCAGGATATCCGTTTTTTGAAGACTGGGGCAGAGATACGATGATTGCACTTCCGGGAATCTGCATTTCTACCGGACAGTTTGAGACTGCAAAAAGGATTCTGCGCACCTTTGCACAGAATGAGAGAGACGGTCTGATGCCGAATCTGTTTCCAGAGGGAGGAAACGAACCGCTGTACAATACAGTCGATGCGGCACTGTTGTTTATCAATTGCGTGTATTTGTATTATGAAGCAACAAAAGATATGGAGTTTGTCCGGGAAGTGTATCCGGTGATGGAGCGGATCATGGATGGATATCAGAGCGGGACAAAGTTTGGGATCCACATGGATACAGACGGGCTGATCTGTGCAGGGGAAGGTCTTGCTCAGGTGACCTGGATGGACGTACGTGTGGGAGAGATTCTGCCGACTCCAAGACACGGAAAGCCGGTGGAGATCAATGCCTACTGGTACAATGCCTTAAAAATTATGGAAACATTTACAGAAGAAACAGAAACAAGCAGATACTACGCGCAACTGGCAGAAAAGGTAAGGGATTCGTTTACAGAAAAATTCTGGATGTCGCAGAAAAATTGTCTGAAAGACCTGGTTTCCGGAACAGAGGCAGATACCCAGATCCGCTGCAATCAGATCTGGGCACTCTCCATGCCGTTTACGATGCTGGAGCCGGAAAAAGAGCGGAAGATAGTGGAAACTGTTTTTGAAAAGCTGTATACTTTTTATGGGATGCGTACACTGGAAGAAGCAGATCCGGAATTTCATCCATACTATGAAGGAGCGATGGAAAAGCGGGATATGGCATACCATCAGGGCACTGTATGGACGTTCCCACTGGGGGCTTACTATCTGGCGTATCTCAAGGTTCACGCATACAGTGAACGCGCAAAACAGGACGTAAAAGAGCAGCTGGAAGTTCTGGAGTGCGCACTTAAGGAAGGGTGCATTGGACAGCTGCCGGAAATCTACGACGGGAAAAACCCAGTGTCTTCCAAAGGCTGTTTTGCACAGGCATGGAGTGTCGGAGAATTGCTCCGTGTATATGAACAGATTGAAAAAAAGAAGAAATAG